The following are encoded together in the Nymphaea colorata isolate Beijing-Zhang1983 chromosome 14, ASM883128v2, whole genome shotgun sequence genome:
- the LOC116267765 gene encoding probable alpha-glucosidase Os06g0675700: MTVCWNLVGILVLFISALACHEKVGGDDVLGYGYKIQSVAAGADGAGLNAKLTLLRETQKYGPDLHNLDLTVWYETPTRLRVKITDLDRPRWEIPQDVIPRGTHNNSTSGNGILRLPGVGAPPPQNGTFWGPDSDLVFRYTSNPFNFAITRRSSGETLFDTCSDRSSDPDGPFTGIVFKDQFLSISSSLPTGTSSIYGLGEHTLRSFRLEETDSLTLWNADIPSSAVGLNLYGSHPFYIDLRAPSGRAHGVLLFNSNGMNILYRPSQITYKIDGGIFDFYFFAGDTPVAVVQQYTQLVGRPAPMPYWSFGFHQCRYGYKNVEDLQGVVAGYANAGIPLETMWTDIDYMDQFRDFTLDPVNFPPEKLKAFVDRLHQNGQKYVMIVDPGISVNESYGPYIRGQEADIYIKWNGKPYLGQVWPGPVNFPDFMNPAALPYWEREIQQFHDVIPFDGLWIDMNEVSNFCSGLSCTLPSAGPCPQPGEQDVCCLICDNSNSTIYDDPPYRINIAGSRLPLGLRTVAAGAVHYGNVLEYNAHDLYGLTESRATKIALANVIQKRPFVLSRSTFLSSGVHAAHWTGDNSATWDDLAYSIPAILSFGLFGLPMVGADICGFSGDTTEELCNRWIQLGAFYPFSRNHASIGSKRHELYLWQSVTESAKKALGLRYRLLPYYYTLMYKAHVTGTPIARPLFFSFPNDTNTHGVDTQLLIGKGLMVTPVLQQGKTNVHAYFPAGTWFSMFDLNARLVVPKGTKITLDAPIDTVNVHVCSGNVLPMQEVAATTAEARATPFTLLVALGSNTGAQGELFLDDGEQLKMGEGDNWTFVQFSGGLQGNVVNLASRVQNGTYALGQRWLIETVVFVGLEYGSEGKYLNVTSGGNPLDVSEVLVVMGAKYGNGVAEITGLSLLVGQSFELTMTFI; this comes from the exons atgaCGGTTTGTTGGAATTTAGTGGGCATCTTGGTCTTGTTCATATCTGCTCTAGCTTGCCATGAGAAGGTTGGAGGTGATGATGTTTTAGGGTATGGGTACAAAATCCAATCGGTTGCCGCCGGCGCTGATGGGGCAGGCCTCAACGCCAAGCTTACCCTCCTTCGGGAAACCCAGAAATACGGCCCCGATCTCCACAATCTGGACCTCACTGTCTG GTACGAGACGCCCACAAGATTGCGGGTCAAGATAACGGATTTGGATCGCCCCAGATGGGAGATCCCACAAGATGTCATCCCACGTGGGACCCACAACAACTCGACCAGCGGCAATGGCATTCTCCGCTTGCCCGGCGTTGGCGCTCCACCACCACAAAACGGGACGTTTTGGGGTCCGGACTCCGATCTCGTCTTCCGATACACCTCCAACCCTTTCAATTTCGCTATCACCCGGCGGTCATCCGGCGAGACGCTCTTCGACACCTGCAGCGATAGGAGCAGTGACCCGGACGGTCCATTCACTGGCATCGTGTTCAAGGACCAATTCTTGTCcatttcctcctcccttccaACCGGCACATCGTCTATATATGGACTCGGGGAGCATACCCTAAGATCCTTCCGTCTCGAGGAAACCGATTCCTTGACCCTATGGAACGCGGATATTCCCAGCTCGGCTGTCGGTCTGAACCTGTACGGGAGCCACCCCTTCTACATTGATCTCCGGGCCCCAAGCGGTAGGGCCCACGGTGTGCTGCTTTTTAACAGCAACGGCATGAACATCCTCTACCGTCCGTCACAGATCACGTACAAGATCGACGGTGGCATCTTCGACTTCTATTTCTTCGCTGGTGATACGCCGGTCGCCGTGGTTCAGCAGTACACCCAACTCGTCGGCCGGCCGGCACCCATGCCCTACTGGTCATTTG GGTTTCATCAATGCCGGTATGGTTACAAGAATGTGGAGGACCTGCAGGGCGTCGTCGCCGGGTACGCGAATGCCGGCATCCCGTTGGAAACGATGTGGACCGACATTGACTACATGGACCAATTCAGGGATTTCACGTTGGATCCAGTTAATTTCCCGCCTGAAAAATTAAAGGCATTCGTAGACAGACTGCATCAAAATGGACAGAAATATGTGATGATAGTGGACCCAG GGATCAGTGTGAACGAGAGCTACGGGCCATACATTCGTGGGCAGGAAGCCGATATCTACATCAAGTGGAACGGCAAACCCTATCTAGGCCAGGTGTGGCCGGGGCCGGTCAACTTCCCGGACTTCATGAACCCAGCCGCCCTGCCCTATTGGGAACGCGAGATCCAGCAGTTTCATGACGTGATCCCGTTTGACGGTCTCTGGATCGACATGAACGAGGTCAGCAACTTCTGCTCGGGCTTGTCCTGCACCCTCCCGTCGGCTGGCCCGTGTCCGCAGCCAGGCGAGCAGGATGTGTGCTGCCTTATCTGTGACAATTCTAACTCCACGATCTATGACGATCCGCCATACAGGATCAACATTGCCGGGTCAAGGCTCCCACTCGGGCTACGAACGGTTGCAGCCGGCGCAGTGCATTATGGCAATGTGCTAGAGTACAACGCTCATGACCTCTATGGGTTGACCGAGTCCAGGGCCACAAAGATTGCCTTGGCGAACGTGATCCAGAAAAGGCCGTTTGTGCTGTCTAGGTCTACTTTCTTGAGTTCAGGCGTGCATGCTGCTCACTGGACGGGCGACAACTCGGCCACCTGGGATGACCTTGCCTATTCCATCCCAGCCATCCTTAGCTTCGGCTTGTTTGGGCTGCCTATGGTTGGTGCCGACATATGTGGTTTCAGCGGCGACACCACCGAGGAGTTGTGCAACCGCTGGATTCAGCTCGGCGCATTCTACCCTTTCTCGCGAAACCACGCCAGCATCGGTTCCAAGCGTCACGAACTCTACTTATGGCAGTCGGTCACTGAGTCGGCAAAGAAGGCGCTTGGGCTCCGCTATCGACTGCTGCCATACTACTACACGCTCATGTACAAGGCACATGTGACGGGGACTCCGATTGCTCGACCACTTTTCTTCTCGTTTCCAAATGACACCAACACTCATGGAGTTGATACACAGCTCTTGATTGGTAAAGGATTGATGGTAACCCCAGTTCTGCAGCAAGGAAAGACGAATGTTCATGCATACTTCCCGGCAGGAACTTGGTTCAGCATGTTTGACCTCAACGCAAGGTTGGTCGTGCCAAAAGGGACGAAGATCACGCTGGATGCACCGATTGACACTGTAAACGTCCATGTCTGCTCTGGTAACGTATTGCCTATGCAGGAGGTAGCAGCAACAACAGCAGAAGCCAGGGCCACGCCTTTCACTTTGCTGGTGGCACTGGGAAGCAATACAGGGGCACAAGGGGAGCTGTTTTTGGATGATGGGGAGCAATTGAAGATGGGGGAAGGAGATAATTGGACCTTTGTGCAGTTCAGTGGTGGATTGCAAGGTAATGTGGTCAACCTTGCCTCTCGAGTGCAAAATGGAACATACGCTCTGGGACAAAGGTGGCTGATAGAGACGGTGGTGTTTGTTGGATTGGAATATGGATCGGAGGGCAAGTACTTAAATGTGACATCAGGTGGAAACCCACTTGATGTGTCGGAAGTGCTGGTGGTTATGGGAGCAAAGTATGGCAACGGTGTAGCAGAGATCACTGGCCTCTCACTGCTAGTAGGCCAGAGCTTTGAGCTGACCATGACTTTCATCTGA